In one Gossypium hirsutum isolate 1008001.06 chromosome D09, Gossypium_hirsutum_v2.1, whole genome shotgun sequence genomic region, the following are encoded:
- the LOC107890593 gene encoding protoheme IX farnesyltransferase, mitochondrial — MWRNSATVSFSSKLLSYSSSSANPNYFHYASAFSIFSPNGVVDQALSPSHQRFYCSSAVPSPSPSSGSVIKLGFLANKSDAYLPLSLKARDAVQLARHYGRCYWELSKARLSMLVVATSGTGYVLGSGNAVDLAGLCYTCAGTMMVAASANSLNQVFEINNDAKMKRTRLRPLPSGRIAIPHAVTWASSVGFAGTALLACKANMLAAGLAASSLVLYAFVYTPLKQIHPVNTWVGAVVGAIPPLLGWAAASGQISLNGLILPAALYFWQIPHFMALAYLCRDDYAAGGYRMFSLADASGRRTAAVAFRNCLYLIPLGFIAYDWGVASGWFCVESSVITLAISAAAFSFYRDRTTQKARRMFYASLLYLPVFMSGLLFHRLSDNPQCLAENPNRIIELPSFPEVVTESEEDDQKKKVRYVTAVPQGRAPVAYASIAPFPFLPVPSYVDQ, encoded by the exons ATGTGGCGAAACTCCGCCACTGTAAGCTTCTCTTCGAAGCTTCTCTCTTATTCTTCTTCCTCCGCCAATCCTAATTACTTCCATTACGCATCTGCTTTCTCCATCTTTAGTCCAAACGGCGTCGTAGATCAGGCACTTTCTCCTTCTCATCAACGCTTCTACTGCTCATCGGCGGTGCCTTCACCGTCTCCCTCATCCGGTTCCGTTATAAAGCTAGGGTTTCTAGCTAACAAATCTGACGCCTATCTTCCTTTGAGTTTGAAAGCTAGAGATGCAGTCCAGCTTGCTCGTCACTACGGTCGGTGTTACTGGGAGCTCTCCAAGGCTCGTCTCAG TATGCTGGTGGTGGCGACTTCGGGGACTGGATATGTGCTAGGGAGTGGAAACGCCGTTGATTTGGCGGGTCTTTGTTATACCTGTGCTGGAACCATGATGGTTGCTGCATCTGCGAATTCGTTGAATCAG GTGTTTGAGATAAATAATGATGCCAAAATGAAGAGAACAAGGCTAAGACCTCTACCTTCAGGACGCATTGCAATACCACATGCAGTCACTTGGGCATCTTCTGTTGGATTTGCTGGCACTGCTCTGTTGGCATGCAAG GCTAATATGTTGGCAGCTGGTCTTGCTGCTTCCAGTCTTGTTTTATACGCATTTGTGTATACTCCATTGAAGCAAATTCACCCTGTTAATACATGGGTTGGAGCAGTTGTTGGTGCTATTCCTCCTCTTCTAGG ATGGGCTGCAGCTTCTGGTCAGATTTCTCTCAATGGATTAATTCTCCCAGCAGCTCTCTACTTTTGGCAAATACCCCATTTCATGGCCCTAGCATACTTGTGCCGTGATGACTATGCTGCAGGAGG GTACAGGATGTTTTCACTTGCAGATGCTTCAGGTCGGAGAACAGCTGCTGTTGCTTTCAGGAACTGCCTCTATCTTATCCCTTTGGGGTTCATAGCCTATGACT GGGGTGTGGCTTCTGGGTGGTTTTGTGTTGAATCATCAGTTATCACCCTTGCAATAAGTGCTGCAGCATTTTCATTTTATCGTGACCGGACTACTCAAAAAGCAAGAAGGATGTTTTATGCCAGCCTTTTGTATCTTCCTGTATTTATGTCTGGCCTCCTATTTCATCGTCTCTCAGACAATCCACAGTGCCTTGCGGAAAATCCCAACAGAATTATTGAGCTTCCATCATTCCCCGAAGTTGTAACTGAAAGTGAAGAAGATGATCAGAAGAAGAAAGTGAGGTATGTCACTGCTGTTCCACAAGGACGTGCACCTGTGGCATACGCATCCATTGCTCCATTTCCCTTTCTCCCTGTTCCTTCCTATGTTGATCAATGA